From a single Anaerolineales bacterium genomic region:
- the pgl gene encoding 6-phosphogluconolactonase translates to MWVTIAKIMVKIFRDADELSQYAARLFIELANRAIAERGQFLVALSGGGTPMKLYERLASEPLDWSRAHFFWGDERCVPVDDAGNNYGQTKKILFDKIGTTNIHRIESELEPDAASQAYAHTLSGFADAPFDFPRFDLVLLGMGDDGHTASLFPNSPVAMTEPVIAVTAHYQDRPANRVTLTPLVFNQAREIWFLVTGGSKAETLRNVLKGEKDPEKYLAQRIQPVDGKLVWLVDKAAGRLLGSPLVE, encoded by the coding sequence ATGTGGGTTACAATCGCAAAGATAATGGTCAAAATCTTTAGAGATGCGGATGAGCTCAGTCAATATGCGGCACGCCTGTTCATCGAACTCGCGAACCGCGCCATCGCCGAACGCGGACAGTTTCTGGTTGCGCTTTCGGGCGGGGGGACGCCGATGAAATTATATGAAAGGCTCGCTTCTGAACCATTGGATTGGAGCCGCGCGCATTTCTTTTGGGGGGACGAGCGCTGTGTGCCTGTGGACGATGCGGGTAACAATTACGGACAAACGAAGAAGATCCTCTTTGACAAAATCGGAACGACAAACATTCACCGCATCGAATCGGAACTCGAACCTGATGCCGCGTCCCAAGCCTACGCCCACACCTTGAGCGGATTCGCTGACGCGCCGTTCGACTTCCCGCGCTTCGATCTTGTCCTGCTCGGCATGGGCGATGACGGACATACCGCTTCGCTGTTCCCCAACTCGCCTGTGGCAATGACCGAACCCGTCATTGCCGTCACCGCACATTATCAAGACCGCCCCGCAAACCGCGTGACGCTGACTCCGTTGGTATTCAATCAGGCACGCGAGATCTGGTTTTTAGTAACAGGCGGCAGCAAGGCGGAGACGTTGCGTAACGTCTTGAAAGGTGAAAAAGACCCGGAGAAATATCTCGCGCAGAGAATCCAACCTGTAGATGGAAAGTTGGTCTGGCTGGTAGACAAAGCGGCGGGAAGGTTGTTAGGATCCCCGCTGGTTGAGTAG
- a CDS encoding response regulator transcription factor, whose protein sequence is MTQTILIVDDEKRLVSLLQSYLAQEGYRVVTAYNGNDALTIADREKPDLIILDIMMPEMNGYEFMRTHRLGNDTPIIMLTARVEDEDKVIGLELGADDYVTKPFKPRELMARVRNILRRTGRNEPKGKRLKVGKISLDHDTREVFAGDHAVDLTPSEFDLLAALMSSPGRVYSRLDLLDVIQGVRYEGYERTIDTHIKNLRGKLEEDARKPQYVETVYGVGYRLRKA, encoded by the coding sequence GTGACCCAAACCATTTTGATCGTGGATGATGAAAAAAGGCTGGTTTCGCTCTTGCAAAGTTATCTCGCGCAAGAGGGTTATCGGGTCGTGACCGCATACAACGGCAATGACGCGCTGACGATTGCGGACAGGGAAAAGCCCGACCTGATCATCCTTGACATCATGATGCCCGAAATGAACGGATACGAGTTCATGCGCACGCACCGCCTGGGGAACGATACGCCCATCATCATGTTGACCGCGCGCGTGGAAGACGAGGACAAGGTTATCGGGCTGGAACTCGGCGCGGACGATTACGTGACCAAACCGTTCAAGCCGCGCGAGTTGATGGCACGCGTACGCAACATCCTGCGGCGGACCGGAAGGAATGAGCCAAAAGGAAAGCGCCTCAAAGTCGGAAAGATCAGCCTCGACCATGATACCCGCGAAGTATTCGCCGGCGACCATGCCGTGGATTTGACCCCGTCCGAATTCGACCTGCTCGCCGCGCTGATGAGCTCGCCGGGGCGCGTCTATTCACGACTCGACCTGCTTGATGTGATCCAGGGCGTGCGCTATGAAGGTTACGAACGCACCATCGACACACACATCAAGAACCTGCGCGGCAAACTGGAAGAAGATGCCCGCAAGCCGCAATACGTCGAAACCGTGTACGGCGTTGGGTATCGTTTGCGAAAGGCGTAA
- the gnd gene encoding decarboxylating 6-phosphogluconate dehydrogenase yields MSRWLVSIHLCKSTQPAPPYRNQQLFKKNKIFYIRGGFGTWRYKRHYSTTEHFANKEYGNMELAMIGLGKMGLNMATRLVRGGHRVVGYARTKDDVQAAISNGVDGAFSLEEALGKLTSAPKTVWIMVPAGDATTETINNAAALLNKGDIIIDGGNSNYKDTIRRAEMLAEKGIHFVDCGTSGGIWGLTEGYSLMLGGKPEVTENLHPIFETLAPAKDKGWGRVGPHGAGHFVKMVHNGIEYGMMQAYAEGFGILKAKEEFGLDLAQVSHIWQHGSVVRSWLLDLAANALDEDTELQNIKPWVADSGEGRWTVFESIDLDVPAPVITLALQMRFASRDEENYPARMLAALRNQFGGHALKKAE; encoded by the coding sequence TTGAGTAGGTGGCTGGTTTCGATACATCTTTGCAAGAGCACTCAACCAGCACCGCCGTATCGAAACCAGCAGTTATTTAAAAAAAACAAAATATTCTATATCCGTGGTGGTTTCGGTACGTGGCGCTACAAGCGCCACTACTCAACCACCGAGCATTTTGCAAATAAGGAGTATGGCAATATGGAACTGGCAATGATCGGTTTAGGGAAAATGGGCTTAAACATGGCAACCCGTCTCGTACGCGGCGGACATCGCGTAGTCGGCTACGCGCGTACAAAGGACGACGTGCAGGCTGCCATCAGCAACGGCGTGGACGGCGCATTCTCGCTCGAGGAAGCTCTCGGCAAATTGACATCCGCTCCCAAAACGGTATGGATCATGGTACCTGCGGGAGATGCAACCACCGAGACCATCAACAATGCGGCTGCCTTGCTGAACAAAGGCGACATTATCATCGACGGTGGCAACTCGAACTACAAGGACACCATCCGCCGCGCAGAGATGCTTGCAGAAAAAGGCATCCACTTTGTGGACTGCGGTACCAGCGGCGGAATCTGGGGATTGACCGAAGGGTACAGTCTCATGCTTGGCGGCAAACCTGAAGTGACTGAAAATCTACACCCCATTTTCGAGACGCTCGCACCTGCCAAGGACAAGGGCTGGGGACGCGTCGGTCCGCATGGCGCGGGGCACTTTGTCAAAATGGTGCATAACGGCATCGAATACGGCATGATGCAAGCCTATGCCGAAGGCTTCGGCATTTTGAAGGCAAAGGAAGAATTCGGGCTCGACCTTGCGCAGGTCTCGCACATCTGGCAGCACGGAAGCGTGGTCCGCTCGTGGCTGTTGGATCTGGCGGCAAACGCTCTTGACGAAGACACCGAACTACAGAACATCAAGCCCTGGGTGGCAGACTCGGGCGAAGGGCGCTGGACGGTGTTCGAATCCATCGACCTCGACGTTCCCGCGCCGGTCATCACACTCGCGCTTCAAATGCGATTCGCCAGCCGCGATGAAGAGAACTATCCCGCGCGGATGCTTGCCGCCTTGCGAAATCAGTTCGGCGGGCACGCGTTGAAAAAAGCGGAATAA
- a CDS encoding GNAT family N-acetyltransferase, with product MNLEELTFHTLTPKLWRDFEILFGERGACGGCWCMFWKLRGREFTERKGDRNRQRQKSIVDAKIVPGLLAYYEGYPVGWVAVEPRSQYPRLAHSRVLKPVDDQEVWSITCLFVEQKHRRAGVAVELIKAAVAHAGAGGGRIVEGYPVETQKDQPPPFVFTGTASAFRQAGFTEVARNSLTRPIFRFVLR from the coding sequence ATGAACCTCGAAGAACTCACCTTCCACACACTCACACCAAAACTCTGGCGCGATTTCGAGATCCTCTTCGGCGAACGCGGCGCATGCGGCGGCTGCTGGTGCATGTTCTGGAAACTGCGCGGCAGGGAATTCACCGAACGCAAAGGCGACCGCAACCGGCAAAGGCAAAAGTCCATTGTGGATGCGAAGATCGTCCCCGGCTTGCTCGCCTACTACGAAGGCTATCCCGTCGGCTGGGTCGCGGTCGAGCCGCGTTCCCAATACCCGCGCCTCGCGCACTCGCGCGTCCTCAAGCCGGTGGACGATCAGGAGGTCTGGTCCATCACCTGTCTTTTCGTTGAGCAGAAGCATCGCCGCGCGGGCGTCGCCGTCGAGTTGATCAAAGCTGCGGTCGCGCACGCAGGTGCGGGCGGAGGGCGAATCGTCGAAGGCTATCCGGTTGAGACCCAAAAGGACCAGCCGCCTCCGTTCGTCTTCACCGGCACTGCCTCCGCCTTCCGTCAGGCGGGCTTCACCGAAGTGGCGCGCAACTCTCTCACGCGCCCCATCTTCCGTTTCGTGCTTCGATGA
- a CDS encoding ABC transporter permease: MKNILLSKWVFIIPSVFLLALFLLPFLALFIRSINPQFFTHALSEQAVKALQLSLVTSTITTIGAMIFGTPLAYILARWKFRLKSWIELLIDLPIVLPPSVAGLLLLIAFGRRGVFGSALLALGISLPFTTVAVIIAQAFVAAPLYIRSVRIGFGEIDRQLEEAASVEGANQWQLFSEVMFPLAGRAILSGAILTWTRALGEFGATILFAGNLDGVTQTMPMAIYLGFERNLDVALALSVVLVIVSLILLMLTKRLDKHEQH; encoded by the coding sequence TTGAAAAACATTCTTCTTTCAAAGTGGGTTTTCATAATCCCCAGCGTTTTTTTGCTGGCTTTATTTTTATTGCCGTTTCTCGCTTTGTTTATTCGTTCGATCAATCCGCAGTTTTTCACCCACGCGCTTTCAGAGCAAGCCGTCAAAGCGCTTCAATTGAGTTTGGTTACAAGCACGATTACGACCATTGGCGCAATGATTTTTGGCACGCCGCTTGCTTATATATTGGCGCGTTGGAAATTTCGCCTCAAATCATGGATCGAACTATTGATAGATCTACCCATCGTTCTCCCGCCTTCGGTGGCTGGTTTGCTCTTGTTAATTGCATTTGGGCGCAGGGGAGTATTCGGCTCTGCATTGCTTGCGCTCGGTATCAGCCTTCCATTTACCACGGTTGCTGTGATCATTGCGCAGGCGTTTGTCGCTGCGCCGTTATACATTCGGTCGGTGCGGATCGGGTTTGGTGAAATTGACAGGCAATTGGAGGAAGCTGCCAGTGTGGAAGGCGCGAATCAATGGCAGTTGTTCAGTGAAGTCATGTTTCCGCTTGCGGGGCGCGCCATATTAAGTGGGGCAATTCTCACATGGACACGCGCTTTAGGGGAATTTGGCGCGACCATTCTATTTGCTGGGAACCTGGATGGCGTTACACAGACCATGCCGATGGCGATCTATCTCGGCTTCGAGCGTAACCTCGACGTTGCATTGGCTTTGTCGGTCGTATTGGTGATCGTCTCATTAATATTGCTCATGCTCACCAAGCGATTGGATAAACATGAGCAGCATTGA
- a CDS encoding tetratricopeptide repeat protein, with the protein MFSKSNPSQIFADGRKLLDNGNHDEAIKAFTKVIDLAPTSYEAYTNRGLAYVNKFFSIVDSIKEEQRKGVAQKYFSEGVKNFDKAIEILKLVIKKHEGEKELLAKVFIFRAEANYFLENLNEVFSDLSHALQYDSSNPDIYLKRGTLYLDDLDDPELAIEDFSKGIRIQPSAKAYISRCWAYIENGDAEEAVKDYKRAKTLDVTFVKNSERNRSIFKSRQWEQFKKEADNLSF; encoded by the coding sequence ATGTTCTCGAAAAGCAATCCGAGTCAGATTTTTGCAGATGGTAGAAAGTTGCTGGACAATGGAAACCACGATGAAGCAATAAAGGCATTTACAAAGGTAATAGATTTAGCCCCTACAAGTTATGAAGCATATACAAACAGAGGATTAGCCTATGTGAATAAATTCTTTTCTATTGTAGATAGTATCAAGGAAGAGCAAAGAAAAGGGGTTGCACAAAAGTATTTTTCCGAAGGTGTCAAAAATTTTGATAAAGCAATAGAAATCTTGAAACTGGTTATCAAAAAACACGAAGGTGAAAAAGAATTGCTTGCTAAAGTTTTTATTTTTCGAGCAGAAGCCAACTATTTTTTAGAGAATCTAAACGAAGTCTTTTCCGACTTGTCCCACGCTCTCCAATACGACAGTAGCAACCCCGATATTTACCTAAAGAGAGGGACGCTTTATCTTGATGATTTAGATGACCCCGAATTGGCAATTGAAGATTTTTCAAAGGGAATTAGAATACAGCCAAGTGCTAAAGCATACATTTCAAGATGTTGGGCATATATTGAAAACGGAGACGCAGAAGAAGCAGTGAAAGACTATAAACGAGCCAAAACGCTTGATGTCACTTTTGTAAAGAATAGTGAGCGCAACAGAAGTATATTCAAATCTCGTCAGTGGGAACAATTTAAGAAAGAAGCGGATAATCTCTCGTTTTAA
- the zwf gene encoding glucose-6-phosphate dehydrogenase, giving the protein MNTPLYNGLLTSIIIFGASGDLTQRKLIPSLFNLFRKRRTPKKFQIIGFGGTDFSEDAFRAHLHEGMKKFASFDYTQEEWDIFAPNLHYVCGKYTEANAFQKLADFLVRTEEGDANRLFYMALPPTLFPDIVDNLDATGQLREDGGWRRVVLEKPFGTDLESAATLNKQVHKALHENQIYRIDHYLGKETVQNILFTRFANTIFEPIWNRTYIDHVQITVAEQVGVEHRAKFYDSVGVLRDMFQNHLLQLLSLVAMEPPSSFSAQHLRNEKVKVLNAIKPMTPEQVSVNTVRAQYRGYCDEDQIIDRSTTATYAALRLFINNWRWKGVPFYLRSGKNLAEKQSQIIIQFKEPPLAMFPMQTMKPNMLMLYLQPDEGVHLRFEAKAPDTVSESRPVDMEFHYASAFGKTAIPEAYERLLLDALQGDASLFTRADEVEAAWALIDPILQTWETHQTPPLAGYKPRSWGPPEADALLARDGRQWLNEEND; this is encoded by the coding sequence ATGAACACCCCACTTTATAACGGACTGCTTACCAGTATCATCATCTTTGGCGCATCAGGCGACCTGACCCAGCGCAAGTTGATCCCATCGCTGTTCAACCTCTTCCGCAAGCGGCGCACGCCGAAGAAATTCCAGATCATCGGCTTCGGCGGCACGGACTTTAGCGAAGATGCTTTTCGCGCACACCTGCACGAAGGCATGAAAAAATTCGCCTCGTTTGACTATACACAGGAGGAATGGGATATCTTCGCGCCCAACCTACACTATGTCTGCGGGAAATACACCGAAGCGAACGCCTTTCAGAAACTCGCCGATTTCCTCGTCCGCACCGAAGAAGGCGATGCGAACCGCCTCTTTTACATGGCACTGCCTCCCACGCTCTTTCCGGATATCGTGGACAACCTCGATGCAACAGGTCAACTACGGGAAGATGGCGGCTGGCGGCGCGTTGTGCTCGAAAAACCCTTCGGCACAGACCTTGAATCCGCGGCAACGCTGAACAAACAGGTGCACAAGGCGCTGCACGAGAACCAGATCTACCGCATCGACCATTATCTCGGCAAGGAGACCGTACAGAACATCCTGTTCACACGCTTTGCCAACACCATCTTCGAGCCGATCTGGAACCGCACCTATATCGACCATGTCCAGATCACGGTCGCCGAGCAGGTCGGCGTGGAACACCGCGCAAAATTCTACGACAGCGTCGGTGTCCTGCGTGACATGTTCCAAAACCACCTTTTGCAGCTTCTCAGCCTCGTCGCCATGGAACCGCCGTCTTCGTTCAGCGCCCAGCACCTGCGCAACGAGAAGGTCAAGGTGCTCAACGCCATCAAACCCATGACGCCCGAACAGGTATCAGTGAACACGGTGCGCGCGCAATACAGAGGCTATTGCGATGAAGACCAGATCATAGACCGTTCCACCACCGCCACCTACGCGGCGCTGCGGCTCTTCATCAACAATTGGCGCTGGAAGGGCGTCCCGTTCTATCTGCGTTCGGGCAAGAACCTCGCCGAAAAACAATCGCAGATCATCATCCAATTCAAGGAACCGCCGCTCGCCATGTTCCCGATGCAGACAATGAAGCCGAACATGCTCATGCTCTACCTCCAGCCCGACGAAGGCGTGCACCTGCGTTTCGAAGCCAAAGCGCCCGACACCGTCTCCGAAAGCCGCCCGGTGGACATGGAATTTCACTACGCATCCGCCTTTGGCAAGACCGCGATCCCGGAGGCATATGAGCGTCTCCTGCTCGATGCCCTGCAAGGCGATGCTTCGCTCTTCACCCGCGCGGACGAAGTGGAAGCCGCCTGGGCGTTGATCGACCCCATCCTCCAGACGTGGGAAACGCATCAGACTCCGCCGCTGGCTGGTTACAAACCCCGGAGTTGGGGACCACCCGAAGCCGATGCCCTGCTGGCGCGTGATGGACGTCAATGGCTGAACGAGGAAAACGACTAG
- a CDS encoding PadR family transcriptional regulator, translating to MLGFLERSPAHGYELHQKLLEHLGEIWHASLSQTYNILTRLEEQGFIQGITKEQEKRPAKRRFRLTAAGKRRFKAWMSSISACSVRAVRVEFMTRLYFLYTRNPADALEAIQAQTEALRAHIARLKERLDNIDSGQIFNCMAMSLRIRQLEALVESLNECKTQIPIKA from the coding sequence TTGCTCGGATTTTTGGAACGATCCCCGGCTCATGGGTACGAACTTCATCAAAAACTGCTAGAACATCTTGGTGAAATCTGGCATGCCAGTTTAAGCCAGACCTACAACATTCTTACCCGCTTGGAAGAACAGGGGTTTATTCAAGGAATAACGAAGGAACAAGAGAAACGCCCTGCCAAACGCCGCTTCCGTTTGACCGCGGCAGGAAAAAGACGTTTTAAAGCGTGGATGTCATCCATTTCTGCATGCAGTGTGCGCGCTGTTCGCGTTGAATTTATGACGCGCTTATATTTTCTTTATACCCGTAACCCAGCGGATGCGCTCGAAGCCATTCAAGCGCAAACCGAAGCCCTGCGAGCTCACATCGCAAGATTGAAAGAGCGGCTGGATAATATCGACTCGGGACAAATTTTCAACTGCATGGCGATGTCTTTGCGGATACGCCAATTGGAAGCATTGGTCGAGTCGTTGAACGAGTGCAAAACTCAAATCCCCATCAAAGCATAG
- a CDS encoding SUMF1/EgtB/PvdO family nonheme iron enzyme, which translates to MTEKLKVFLCHSSDDKPAVRKFHQKLKLEDWIDSWLDEEKILPGDDWHLKITEAVQNTDIVVVFLSNNSIFKRGYVQRELKFALDVALNEPEGAVFIIPIRLDNCKPPNSLSKWQYTDYFPIGQQDFAYNKVLENLENRAISLGLKNAHHKKSQNLSPAFRTWGNTEFVSIPKGEFIMGTDKGYGYEQPLHKVNIPYDYWMARFPVTVEQYKKFLEATDRWDYLDYRDYWKTWEKKKNHPVVKVAWDEAMSYCQWLNNHKEEVLPSGLIIRLPTEAEWEKAARGTDGREWSWGNEFDVNKCNFKGSNIGTTTPVGSFSPDGDSPYGCADMIGNVLEWVRTQAASYKYYKFENQEDITGNLTEKEKRIVRGGSFDENAGPCYSRTDFHFGTEREDIGFRVVVAPSIGGESSFISQTFAMHKEFQDKLQMPLSGTLQRLRKKT; encoded by the coding sequence GTGACTGAAAAATTAAAAGTCTTTCTTTGTCATTCATCGGATGATAAGCCTGCTGTCCGAAAATTCCATCAAAAGTTAAAGTTGGAAGACTGGATTGATTCTTGGCTGGATGAAGAAAAAATCCTCCCTGGTGATGATTGGCACTTAAAAATAACAGAGGCGGTTCAGAATACAGATATAGTTGTCGTTTTTCTTTCCAACAATTCAATTTTTAAGCGTGGTTATGTTCAAAGAGAATTGAAATTTGCGCTTGATGTTGCATTGAACGAACCAGAGGGGGCTGTTTTTATTATTCCAATTCGACTAGATAATTGCAAACCCCCAAATAGTTTGTCTAAATGGCAATATACAGATTATTTTCCTATTGGACAACAAGATTTTGCATATAACAAGGTATTGGAAAATTTAGAGAACAGGGCAATATCTTTAGGTTTGAAAAATGCCCATCACAAAAAATCACAAAACCTAAGTCCTGCGTTTCGCACTTGGGGAAATACTGAGTTCGTCTCAATACCAAAAGGCGAATTCATAATGGGAACAGACAAAGGATATGGCTACGAACAGCCATTACACAAAGTAAATATTCCTTACGACTATTGGATGGCTCGTTTTCCTGTCACTGTTGAACAGTATAAAAAGTTTCTCGAAGCAACGGACAGGTGGGATTACTTAGATTATCGGGACTACTGGAAAACATGGGAGAAGAAGAAAAATCATCCTGTAGTCAAAGTAGCATGGGACGAAGCAATGTCCTATTGTCAATGGCTTAACAATCACAAAGAAGAAGTTCTTCCATCTGGATTAATAATTCGCCTTCCCACAGAAGCAGAATGGGAAAAGGCTGCTCGCGGTACAGATGGACGCGAATGGTCATGGGGAAATGAGTTTGATGTAAACAAATGCAATTTCAAAGGCTCTAATATTGGGACTACAACTCCAGTAGGAAGTTTTTCGCCAGATGGCGACTCTCCTTATGGTTGCGCTGATATGATTGGGAATGTTCTGGAATGGGTAAGGACGCAAGCGGCAAGTTACAAATACTATAAGTTTGAAAACCAAGAAGACATCACAGGAAATTTGACAGAAAAAGAAAAACGTATAGTTCGCGGTGGCTCATTTGATGAAAACGCTGGACCTTGTTATTCACGCACCGATTTTCATTTTGGTACAGAAAGAGAAGATATTGGATTTAGAGTAGTAGTTGCTCCATCAATTGGAGGAGAGTCTAGTTTTATTTCTCAAACTTTTGCAATGCACAAAGAATTTCAAGATAAACTTCAAATGCCTCTCTCTGGCACATTACAAAGATTAAGAAAAAAGACATGA
- the modA gene encoding molybdate ABC transporter substrate-binding protein has translation MERFSSLMLLLAILLAGCSPAASSPAPVPESRTLTVFAATSLTDAFTEIGDDFEMANPGVSIAFNFGGSQALRTQIEEGAPVDVFASATTNEMDALMAGGFITEGAYLFFLTNKLVVILPGDNPADLKSLEDLANPGIKIVLAAEEVPVGGYTRRSLDLMNGSFGADFKDRVMENVVSNEGNVKQVVAKVQLGEVDAGIVYASDAVAAPELQKMEIPVQWNVFAKYPIVSLLESANPDLAQAFIAYVLSADGQAVLQKWGFAPAR, from the coding sequence ATGGAACGTTTTTCGTCGCTGATGCTTTTGCTTGCAATACTCTTAGCGGGATGCAGCCCTGCCGCTTCTTCGCCTGCACCTGTGCCTGAGTCGCGCACTCTAACGGTTTTTGCAGCCACATCATTGACGGATGCTTTCACTGAAATTGGCGATGATTTCGAGATGGCAAATCCTGGTGTGTCTATTGCCTTCAATTTTGGCGGGTCGCAAGCCTTAAGAACTCAAATTGAAGAAGGCGCGCCCGTTGATGTGTTTGCGTCTGCAACTACAAACGAAATGGACGCGCTCATGGCGGGCGGTTTCATAACGGAGGGCGCGTACCTATTTTTTCTCACCAATAAACTTGTTGTTATCCTGCCAGGGGATAATCCCGCTGATCTGAAGTCTCTTGAAGATCTTGCGAATCCGGGCATTAAGATCGTGTTGGCGGCTGAAGAAGTCCCTGTGGGCGGCTATACACGCCGGTCATTGGACTTGATGAACGGCTCGTTCGGGGCGGATTTCAAAGATAGAGTTATGGAAAACGTTGTTTCCAATGAGGGCAACGTCAAACAGGTCGTTGCAAAAGTTCAACTCGGTGAAGTGGATGCGGGCATTGTGTACGCTTCGGATGCAGTTGCCGCTCCTGAATTACAAAAGATGGAAATTCCAGTTCAATGGAACGTGTTTGCAAAATACCCGATTGTGTCATTGCTCGAATCCGCCAATCCCGATTTGGCGCAGGCGTTCATTGCTTATGTGCTTTCGGCTGATGGACAGGCGGTTTTGCAGAAGTGGGGTTTTGCGCCCGCCCGGTAG
- a CDS encoding DMT family transporter produces the protein MRLKADLTLLLVSIIWGSAFVAQRIAGQLGSVYQFNGARYLLAALILLLFVKRIHLASIPRPQYKWMAIAGFFLFLGSALQQAGLVYTTAGNAGFITSLYVVLVPVALFLFWGERPHWLSILAVVLACIGAFLLSTGGRFELRIGDALELIGALFWTFHVIILGKYASKFEAMTFSLGQLIVCGLLNLGVGVIVEPALALHPPLLLAIAYTAVFSLGLCYTLQVWAQKHTPPADAALILSLESVFAVLAGWLLLNETLIVIQIVGCLLIFIAVMLSQFKEWTSGTIDRDRLVEGR, from the coding sequence ATGCGCCTCAAAGCCGACCTCACCCTCCTGCTCGTCTCCATCATCTGGGGCAGCGCCTTCGTCGCCCAACGCATCGCCGGACAACTCGGCAGCGTCTACCAATTCAACGGCGCGCGCTACCTGCTCGCCGCCCTCATCCTCCTCCTCTTCGTCAAACGCATACACCTCGCCTCCATCCCCCGCCCCCAATACAAATGGATGGCGATCGCCGGCTTCTTCCTCTTCCTGGGCAGTGCCCTTCAACAAGCGGGCTTGGTCTACACCACCGCCGGCAATGCCGGCTTCATCACCAGCCTCTACGTCGTACTCGTCCCCGTCGCCCTCTTCCTCTTCTGGGGCGAAAGACCGCACTGGCTGTCCATCCTCGCCGTCGTACTGGCGTGCATTGGCGCATTCCTTCTCTCCACCGGCGGCAGGTTCGAACTCCGCATCGGCGACGCGCTCGAACTCATCGGCGCCTTGTTCTGGACCTTCCACGTCATCATTCTCGGCAAATACGCCTCCAAATTTGAAGCCATGACCTTCTCCCTCGGTCAGCTCATCGTCTGCGGACTGCTCAACCTTGGCGTCGGCGTCATCGTCGAACCCGCCCTCGCGCTTCATCCCCCGCTCCTGCTTGCCATCGCCTACACCGCCGTATTCTCCCTCGGGCTTTGTTACACCCTCCAGGTCTGGGCGCAAAAGCACACCCCGCCCGCCGACGCCGCCCTCATCCTCAGCCTTGAATCCGTCTTCGCAGTGCTGGCAGGCTGGCTCCTGCTGAACGAAACGCTGATCGTCATCCAGATCGTCGGCTGCCTCCTCATCTTCATCGCCGTCATGCTCTCGCAGTTCAAGGAATGGACATCAGGTACAATTGACCGCGACCGCTTGGTTGAGGGGCGCTGA